A window from Cryptomeria japonica chromosome 1, Sugi_1.0, whole genome shotgun sequence encodes these proteins:
- the LOC131858011 gene encoding uncharacterized protein LOC131858011 codes for MHQGLMVLIYDHLKANQIAHMQPSVDSEDEGSDPTFSKDEESESDPTTDTKDNMDVSNYESGKKRKHIKTRPSSSKGKKPKGKPLISISMEEETLDDFEEEYPQGWLKKKTKAHTEARKMHKKKEETVKEPEVQKQVRALDDDQNLEKETMEEALRAVDTTIQHTPKEKMATPEKSLNILKISANNTNTLINKLDDYKEILDIDPETKGTGEAQGPRTRTEGKKKDKKPNKDLEDLKAIGATYDELVMKAKDLLKKISV; via the exons ATGCACCAAGGCCTGATGGTTCTaatctatgaccatcttaaggccaaccaaattgctcatATGCAACCCTCTgtggattctgaggatgaggggtctgaccctACCTTCTCAAAGGATgaggagtctgaaagtgacccTACGACTGATACTAAGGACAACATGGATGTCTCaaattatgaaagtgggaagaagaggaaacacatcaaAACTAGACCCTCATCCTCTAAGGGAAAAAAACCTAAAGGTAAACCCTTGATTAGCATTTCTATGGAAGAGGAGACTTTAGATGACTTTGAGGAGGAGTACCCTCAAGGGTggctaaagaagaagacaaaagctcaCACCGAGGCTaggaaaatgcacaagaagaaagaggagactgttaaggaaccGGAAGTTCAAAAGCAGGTAAGGGCCCTGGATGATGACCAGAacctggaaaaggagaccatggaagaggctcttagggctGTTGACACTACCATCCAACACACCCCTAAAGAGAAAATGGCAACTCCTGAAAAA AGCCTCAACATCTtgaagatttcagccaacaacaccaacactctcattaACAAGTTGGATGATTATaaggaaatcctggacattgacccAGAAAcgaaaggaacaggggaagctcaaggtcccagaacccgtacCGAAGGCAAAAAGAAGGATAAAAAaccaaacaaggatctggaagaccttaaagctatCGGGGCAACTTACGACGAGCTGGTGATGAAGGcaaaggacttgttgaagaaaatttctgTGTAG